From one Streptomyces sp. ICC1 genomic stretch:
- a CDS encoding WYL domain-containing protein, translated as MRADRLLSLLLLLQNRGRMTAPELAAELEVSVRTVYRDIEHLGASGVPVRADRGPAGGFRLMDGYRTRLTGMTDAQAGSLFLAGAPGPARDLGLGADLAAAQLKLQAALPAELAGRARQIQQRFHLDAPAWFRDADPVPHLGAIARAVWDQRILRAHYRRWDGEVQRDLWPLGLVLKGGIWYLVARAASGAEVAAEGPAAEGARSAVRTYRVGRFLAVDTLPGQFERPAGFELAAYWEESARRMEAAALRQTALVRLSPRARRLLPMWFGAAGVRALAAAGPPDADGWVRAELDVESESIAVGDLLRLGAEAEVLAPPELRRALARSVAELAERYGGEAAGDRVAPAPAAR; from the coding sequence ATGCGCGCAGACCGGCTCCTCTCCCTCCTCCTGCTGCTCCAGAACCGCGGCCGGATGACCGCCCCCGAACTCGCCGCCGAGCTGGAGGTCTCCGTCCGGACCGTCTACCGCGACATCGAGCACCTCGGGGCCTCGGGAGTGCCCGTCCGGGCGGACCGCGGGCCGGCGGGCGGATTCCGCCTCATGGACGGCTACCGCACCCGACTCACCGGCATGACGGACGCGCAGGCGGGCTCCCTGTTCCTGGCCGGCGCCCCCGGTCCGGCCCGGGACCTCGGGCTCGGCGCCGACCTCGCCGCCGCCCAGCTGAAGCTCCAGGCCGCCCTCCCCGCCGAACTCGCGGGCCGGGCCCGGCAGATCCAGCAGCGCTTCCACCTCGACGCCCCCGCGTGGTTCCGCGACGCCGACCCGGTGCCGCACCTCGGGGCGATCGCCCGGGCGGTGTGGGACCAGCGGATCCTGCGCGCGCACTACCGCCGCTGGGACGGCGAGGTCCAGCGCGACCTGTGGCCGCTCGGCCTCGTCCTCAAGGGTGGCATCTGGTACCTCGTGGCACGGGCCGCCTCCGGTGCCGAGGTCGCCGCCGAGGGTCCCGCCGCCGAGGGTGCCCGGAGTGCCGTGCGGACCTACCGGGTGGGGCGGTTCCTCGCCGTCGACACCCTGCCGGGGCAGTTCGAGCGGCCCGCCGGCTTCGAACTCGCCGCGTACTGGGAGGAGTCCGCCCGCCGGATGGAGGCGGCCGCGCTCCGCCAGACCGCCCTCGTCCGGCTCTCCCCGCGCGCCCGCCGCCTGCTGCCGATGTGGTTCGGCGCGGCCGGTGTCCGCGCCCTCGCCGCCGCCGGACCGCCCGACGCGGACGGCTGGGTACGGGCCGAACTCGACGTCGAGTCCGAGTCCATCGCCGTCGGCGACCTGCTCCGCCTCGGTGCGGAGGCCGAGGTGCTCGCCCCGCCGGAACTGCGCCGGGCCCTCGCGCGGTCGGTCGCCGAACTCGCCGAACGCTACGGCGGGGAGGCCGCCGGCGATCGGGTCGCGCCGGCCCCGGCCGCGCGGTGA
- a CDS encoding DUF3224 domain-containing protein, translated as MSTPTPASTTPAGGFTFKNWEEHPVGTADAPFPRLARAVVTNAFTGVVTAPETACAYTIAYTGENTGAFAGMELVTGTVGGRKGSFVLEERGTFDATGTTRCAFEVVPGSATADLAGLTGSGSFVHRHGETSVDYAFTYDLPR; from the coding sequence ATGTCCACACCCACACCCGCCTCCACCACCCCCGCCGGCGGCTTCACGTTCAAGAACTGGGAGGAGCACCCGGTCGGCACCGCCGACGCCCCCTTCCCCCGGCTGGCCCGCGCGGTGGTCACGAACGCCTTCACGGGCGTCGTCACCGCCCCGGAGACGGCGTGCGCGTACACGATCGCCTATACCGGGGAGAACACGGGCGCCTTCGCCGGCATGGAGCTGGTCACCGGTACCGTCGGCGGCCGCAAGGGCAGCTTCGTCCTGGAGGAGCGGGGCACCTTCGACGCCACCGGGACCACCCGCTGCGCGTTCGAGGTGGTTCCCGGATCGGCGACGGCCGACCTGGCCGGGCTCACCGGCTCCGGCTCCTTCGTCCACCGCCACGGCGAGACCTCGGTGGACTACGCCTTCACCTACGACCTGCCCCGCTAG